In one window of Paracoccus jeotgali DNA:
- a CDS encoding recombinase family protein, translated as MILGYARVSTEDQYLDAQISALTAAGAERIWAEKISGSKRARPELERMLDQLRPGDVVVVTKYDRLSRSLQDLLTLVEQVRGRGAGFRSLAEDIDTTTPAGRLVFHVFASIAQFERERIAERTREGLAAARRRGRVGGRPPALSPEQKEEVRRLRDSEGRGIAELSRLFRVSENTIRRA; from the coding sequence ATGATCTTGGGCTATGCGCGTGTCTCAACGGAAGATCAATATCTCGATGCTCAGATAAGTGCGCTCACGGCGGCCGGTGCCGAGCGCATCTGGGCCGAGAAGATTTCCGGCTCGAAGCGAGCCCGGCCGGAACTGGAACGGATGCTCGATCAACTGCGGCCGGGCGATGTGGTCGTTGTGACGAAGTATGACCGGCTGAGTCGGTCTCTTCAGGACCTTCTCACGCTTGTTGAGCAAGTTCGGGGCCGTGGCGCGGGGTTTCGTTCGTTGGCAGAGGACATCGACACCACCACGCCCGCAGGCCGGCTGGTGTTTCACGTCTTCGCTTCGATCGCCCAGTTCGAGCGTGAACGGATTGCAGAGCGCACCCGCGAAGGGCTGGCAGCCGCTCGCAGGCGCGGCCGGGTCGGAGGACGCCCCCCTGCCCTTTCGCCTGAGCAGAAAGAGGAGGTTCGGCGCCTGCGCGACAGCGAGGGCCGCGGGATCGCAGAATTGTCGCGATTGTTTCGCGTTAGCGAGAACACCATCCGGCGGGCATGA
- a CDS encoding glycosyltransferase family 2 protein: MLNCQGYVSANDESSLGGRGSSEIETLLRGATAHLSKHEFSSAQMISEQIRVATDRFDPEIRVQGDNQPRPYTIAVVAHVARDEHHRLVNTLINLNCERFEIIFLENAMDDIWVLPIEAASSNVTVARLKFNAGIGVARNLALRLASGEGIIFIDDDGHASAASIESLISTFEVYKAAAVRGRVVLKTSGLEPPAHYAPGTDLRQHYCDIEGFAVWRTASARRVGGFDPILYGHEGVDLTARMFPFEGPDAFLYEPSAVLEHDFSRDTAGAEMKHERHRRLRKYCGFKAEHFDDVLRLFESQIHRNPVARATLFQRKWFVADGPTQVGKAKAPVGILTTCYNGGAFIPDFAAALAAQTDDAIELIFVDDGSDDGSVEMLDRYLPPSISRRVIEGGRLGRSGALNLILDAATTELCMIADVDDIMFPYRTAWTRKAYEAFPDADMIGFMICDYNLHSRASRPLPVRRTNLQVRKLLGMPAPFPAFSFKRASITEQFDVGMTAGIDCDWLFRSLNRGGCQGYILPLLAAFYRTHNGQITTTSRETQRAVALQNIAECHASILGTEPKVTLEIEMLTGWTPIRSGQAFWQVNDYAVSLMEAMADKELPWADEAAIEITRHLDAVRLLIARNDSKATAKAAEEAQSLLTQKVSTIAEVSARCAEIETEIERVMSSNSMKITAPLRALARIIRGE; the protein is encoded by the coding sequence TTGCTGAACTGCCAAGGTTACGTGAGTGCTAATGATGAGAGTTCGCTTGGAGGCAGAGGTTCTTCCGAAATTGAAACACTCCTAAGAGGGGCGACAGCCCATCTTTCCAAGCACGAATTTTCCTCTGCTCAGATGATATCTGAGCAAATCCGCGTTGCTACCGACCGTTTTGATCCCGAAATTCGTGTGCAAGGGGACAATCAACCCCGTCCCTATACAATTGCCGTCGTTGCTCACGTTGCGCGCGATGAACACCATCGGTTAGTCAACACCCTGATTAACCTCAACTGTGAGCGGTTCGAGATTATCTTCCTTGAAAACGCGATGGACGATATTTGGGTTCTCCCCATAGAAGCCGCGTCATCCAACGTCACGGTTGCGCGGTTGAAGTTCAACGCGGGTATTGGAGTTGCGCGCAACTTGGCGCTTAGACTCGCGAGCGGAGAAGGCATTATTTTTATCGATGATGATGGCCACGCCTCAGCCGCGTCAATTGAATCCCTCATCTCGACGTTCGAGGTGTATAAGGCAGCCGCCGTTCGGGGACGCGTCGTGTTGAAAACATCCGGGCTTGAGCCACCGGCACATTATGCACCCGGAACTGATCTACGGCAGCACTACTGTGATATCGAAGGCTTTGCTGTATGGCGAACTGCGTCGGCGCGGCGCGTTGGCGGCTTCGATCCTATTCTCTACGGTCACGAAGGCGTCGATCTTACGGCGCGAATGTTTCCGTTCGAGGGCCCTGATGCCTTCCTCTATGAGCCTAGCGCTGTTCTTGAGCATGATTTTTCGCGTGACACCGCTGGTGCGGAAATGAAACATGAGCGTCACCGGAGATTAAGGAAATACTGCGGCTTCAAAGCAGAGCATTTTGATGACGTTTTGCGGCTTTTCGAGAGCCAGATACATCGCAACCCGGTTGCTAGGGCGACTTTATTTCAGCGGAAGTGGTTTGTCGCAGATGGCCCAACTCAAGTCGGTAAGGCGAAGGCGCCCGTAGGTATCCTTACAACCTGCTATAACGGCGGCGCGTTCATCCCGGATTTTGCTGCGGCGCTTGCCGCTCAGACCGACGACGCGATTGAGCTGATCTTCGTTGATGACGGGTCTGATGATGGAAGCGTCGAGATGCTCGACCGTTACCTCCCGCCATCCATATCCCGACGCGTGATCGAAGGCGGTCGTTTGGGCCGTTCTGGCGCGCTCAATCTTATATTAGACGCTGCAACGACAGAGCTATGCATGATTGCTGATGTCGACGACATCATGTTCCCCTATAGGACCGCTTGGACGCGGAAGGCCTACGAAGCCTTCCCCGATGCAGACATGATTGGCTTTATGATCTGTGACTACAATTTGCATAGCCGAGCGAGTCGACCGCTCCCAGTGCGAAGAACAAACCTGCAAGTGCGTAAGCTACTCGGAATGCCGGCCCCCTTTCCTGCTTTCTCGTTCAAACGAGCATCCATCACTGAGCAGTTCGACGTGGGTATGACGGCCGGTATCGACTGCGACTGGCTGTTTCGGTCGCTGAACCGTGGTGGATGCCAAGGATATATTTTGCCTCTCCTCGCGGCATTTTACCGAACTCACAACGGTCAGATTACCACAACAAGCCGTGAGACGCAGCGGGCGGTGGCTCTGCAAAACATTGCAGAATGTCATGCTTCTATCCTAGGGACAGAACCGAAAGTCACACTCGAAATTGAAATGCTGACTGGTTGGACCCCGATCCGGAGCGGGCAGGCGTTCTGGCAGGTAAACGATTATGCTGTCTCTCTTATGGAGGCGATGGCGGACAAAGAGCTGCCTTGGGCCGACGAGGCTGCGATAGAGATCACGAGGCATCTCGATGCAGTTCGCCTGTTGATCGCCAGAAACGATTCTAAAGCTACCGCAAAAGCCGCTGAGGAGGCGCAAAGCCTTCTTACACAGAAGGTTTCTACTATCGCAGAAGTTTCGGCACGCTGCGCTGAGATTGAGACGGAGATTGAAAGAGTTATGTCATCAAACTCGATGAAGATCACGGCTCCCCTTCGAGCTTTGGCTAGAATAATCCGAGGAGAATAG
- a CDS encoding glycosyltransferase family 2 protein — MTIPKISVIVPLYNTERYLTKCLESIMAQTLREIEIICVDDCSPDKSAELVSQFAKQDKRVRLIRHDQNAGLGGARNTGIINAHADYVASVDSDDFIEPDFLEALWQATEEGRFDVVVCGYKKVDAEGRTIGTGMQKVATMDPIPKEQDPFKISDPAFWNKLWRKSLFTESGIFFPDHIYHQDSATTPRIYTKAKNVKFIGGTRYNYLIRPDSVTQSVSDKHLIDRFRCVDVLKEFFIEQGIYEDLTSSLTERIYSGYSYHVGNVIKNRHGGDSVTDAYLRHLLIMREGYLEHDMTVRMMSLEEKADYLLKHKPIPRVKLPAGTVSASAQKEPEPRPPLPSNPRIMVLTLFSGENEFEECCSALDGQVHKNWDHKVFRGLGNHQAHRSLYQFIMDNNRDYDLFFKLDADMVFSHSGVLCEIIKIFRDRPALDHLIVACDDYMTGERILGVHTFSGRVRWRESSSGIFNDPNPACAGTRRIIRDPASSFFKHASDPSSLQAFHFGAHRALKLVQRGYSIAEKRVAAMQLQWDVLNGLWRQYKKHGDRRHILALVAADLVIRGKLGDGAHDYHDPDLLMQYDVFSVFTGAALAELVRENWDDEERRVSYFNLAVGPEGLEKLKLEAA, encoded by the coding sequence ATGACTATCCCGAAAATATCTGTAATTGTTCCGCTTTATAATACCGAACGCTACTTAACAAAGTGCCTTGAATCTATTATGGCGCAGACGTTGAGGGAAATCGAAATAATATGCGTTGACGACTGTTCACCAGATAAGTCAGCAGAGCTTGTCAGCCAATTTGCTAAACAGGATAAGCGAGTTCGGCTTATTAGACATGATCAGAATGCTGGCCTTGGCGGCGCTAGAAACACCGGGATCATTAATGCCCACGCCGATTATGTAGCAAGCGTAGATAGCGACGACTTCATTGAGCCGGATTTTCTTGAGGCCCTGTGGCAAGCGACCGAGGAGGGTCGGTTTGACGTAGTTGTTTGTGGTTACAAGAAGGTTGATGCTGAAGGCCGAACGATCGGAACCGGAATGCAGAAAGTTGCAACTATGGACCCTATTCCTAAAGAACAGGATCCTTTCAAAATCTCTGATCCGGCATTCTGGAACAAGTTATGGCGGAAATCTCTGTTTACTGAAAGTGGAATATTTTTTCCCGATCATATTTATCATCAGGACTCTGCCACGACTCCCAGAATTTATACGAAAGCAAAAAACGTGAAATTTATCGGGGGGACACGGTACAATTACCTGATCCGCCCCGATAGCGTTACTCAATCAGTTAGCGACAAACACTTGATCGATCGGTTTAGGTGTGTCGACGTCCTAAAAGAGTTCTTTATTGAGCAAGGAATTTACGAAGACCTTACCAGCAGCCTGACCGAGAGAATATATAGTGGATATTCCTACCATGTAGGTAATGTCATTAAAAATCGTCACGGAGGGGATAGTGTAACGGATGCCTATCTTCGTCACCTTCTGATTATGCGGGAAGGCTATCTTGAACACGACATGACGGTTCGAATGATGTCCTTGGAGGAAAAGGCTGACTACTTACTTAAACACAAGCCTATTCCGCGCGTGAAGTTACCTGCGGGAACCGTTTCGGCTTCAGCACAAAAGGAACCTGAACCTCGCCCGCCGCTGCCATCCAATCCTAGGATAATGGTCCTAACACTCTTTTCTGGTGAGAACGAATTCGAAGAGTGCTGTTCGGCCTTAGACGGACAGGTCCATAAAAACTGGGATCATAAGGTCTTTAGAGGGTTGGGCAACCATCAAGCCCATCGATCCCTTTACCAGTTCATTATGGACAATAATAGAGATTATGACCTGTTTTTCAAGCTAGATGCTGATATGGTGTTTTCTCATTCGGGAGTGCTATGTGAGATCATCAAGATCTTTCGGGATCGCCCTGCTCTGGACCATCTTATTGTTGCCTGCGACGACTATATGACTGGCGAGAGAATACTAGGGGTCCATACTTTTAGCGGTCGAGTTCGTTGGAGAGAGTCTAGCTCTGGAATATTCAACGACCCTAATCCTGCCTGCGCTGGAACTAGGAGGATTATTCGAGATCCGGCTAGTTCGTTTTTTAAGCATGCGTCTGACCCTTCGTCTCTGCAAGCCTTTCACTTTGGCGCTCATCGGGCGCTTAAGCTAGTTCAGCGGGGATACTCTATCGCTGAGAAACGCGTCGCAGCCATGCAGTTGCAGTGGGATGTTTTAAACGGCCTTTGGAGGCAATACAAAAAGCATGGGGATAGGAGGCACATCTTAGCTCTTGTGGCCGCTGACCTAGTTATTCGAGGCAAGTTGGGTGACGGTGCTCATGATTATCATGACCCTGATCTGTTAATGCAGTATGATGTATTCTCGGTGTTTACTGGCGCAGCCTTAGCAGAGCTGGTTAGGGAAAACTGGGACGACGAAGAGCGGCGAGTCAGCTATTTTAATTTAGCTGTGGGACCAGAGGGATTGGAGAAACTTAAGTTGGAAGCAGCTTAG